Proteins encoded in a region of the Osmerus mordax isolate fOsmMor3 chromosome 17, fOsmMor3.pri, whole genome shotgun sequence genome:
- the echdc3 gene encoding enoyl-CoA hydratase domain-containing protein 3, mitochondrial, with the protein MARNLLYRAADVVQLCRLTLLTGARPLSTQTQKDPLTVRLQKNGIRNITLNNPRKRNALSLAMLGSLREDILADIDSEDLRVIIISAKGPVFSSGHDLKELTSAQGREYHKNVFQTCSEVMTLIQEIPVPVIAMVNGVATAAGCQLVASCDIAVVTEKSTFATPGVNVGLFCSTPAVAIGRAVPRKVAMEMLFTGSPISAQDALLHGLVSKVVPEECLEDVTMEMARRVCQTSRPVVALGKATFYRQMAQGREAAYATASRVMVDNLSLRDGQEGIRAFFEKRNPVWTNSTEKAHE; encoded by the exons ATGGCTAGAAACCTGTTATACAGAGCTGCTGATGTCGTCCAGCTCTGCAGGTTGACACTTCTGACCGGGGCACGTCCCTTAAGCACACAAACCCAAAAGGATCCGCTTACTGTCAGGCTCCAAAAAAATGGAATAAG GAATATAACGCTGAACAATCCCAGAAAGCGGAATGCTTTATCCCTTGCCATGCTGGGCTCCCTGCGAGAGGACATTCTAGCAGACATCGACAGTGAAGACCTCAGGGTCATCATTATTTCTG CAAAGGGCCCTGTGTTCTCTTCTGGACATGACCTGAAGGAACTGACGTCAGCACAGGGAAGAGAATACCACAAAAATGTGTTCCAGACCTGCTCAGAG GTTATGACTTTAATTCAGGAGATCCCTGTGCCTGTTATTGCGATGGTAAATGGGGTTGCCACGGCAGCAGGTTGCCAACTCGTTGCAAGTTGTGACATTGCTGTGGTAACAGAGAAGTCCACCTTTGCTACTCCAGGGGTCAACGTGGGGCTGTTCTGCTCTACACCAGCTGTGGCCATAGGGAGGGCTGTACCCCGGAAG GTCGCGATGGAGATGCTGTTCACAGGAAGTCCAATCTCGGCCCAGGATGCTTTGCTGCATGGGCTGGTCAGTAAGGTGGTTCCAGAGGAGTGTCTGGAGGATGTCACAATGGAGATGGCCAGACGGGTGTGTCAGACCAGCCGTCCTGTCGTAGCGCTTGGCAAGGCTACTTTCTATAG ACAGATGGCCCAGGGTCGAGAGGCTGCCTACGCTACGGCCTCCAGGGTCATGGTGGATAACCTGTCTCTGAGAGACGGGCAGGAGGGCATACGCGCCTTCTTTGAGAAACGGAACCCTGTGTGGACGAACAGCACGGAGAAGGCTCACGAGTGA
- the LOC136960469 gene encoding proline and serine-rich protein 2, whose product MPTSGTKSQPVTMDFHVKANPHLQFEVNGHDGGRRKSQSRTRSKDQALQFLSQEEQECILFFEETIDSLEEEFEEGEAHKRQEEAGSPVDVCDGPPTLASTPRSQPSTLPPFSCDTMDSNPKDQDIIDLVRPEPGPAQAKEKMFNPAMPDFQSMAVNPQSHIEMKPRREPINNFPAEYNPPLPSGSQSGSADNYGHSQYHPVGSIPTPVLIAQKIAENQGGGATNIDPSLLRRRSLDSERMPTSPDHNVKHGPPTSAKPSRFPGNISMIMGSKEHHGQSLTSVNLQDRRAQMLANLSGTANPLDPHLTSQLTARNVPTRSVSFRDPTPDKSRMEALSKLGLTRNRAMSGDLSTEARAKVPVLTSTPSPSPAPANPSPPATVSSEPVHHEPKSVSPPSEISSLDFNSYGGKSIVVHPSTAPRSDVTVSNSHDTKIQPAVLATSSDFNSYGGKSKVMTPAPGPEVRSDLPDILSSHKAVLAPAPAPAPALAPGPAKPEALPYELNSYGGKSRTMTPSSAAHSTPDVSTHCPVKTSRAPAPSPAPRPTRSQAPPSPQRKMSLPSSPEPRRRSISKPPSFRSQGITVQFSGRGATDESRREALRKLGLLKETS is encoded by the exons ATGCCCACAAGTGGCACCAAGTCTCAGCCAGTAACCATGGATTTCCACGTAAAGGCCAATCCTCATCTCCAATTCGAGGTCAACGGTCATGATGGTGGCCGTAGAAAGTCTCAGAGCCGGACCAGGAGT aaggaccaggCACTGCAGTTCTTgagccaggaggagcaggagtgcATCCTGTTCTTTGAGGAGACCATTGActctctggaggaggagtttgaggagggggaggcccaCAAGAGGCAAGAGGAGGCAGGTAGCCCCGTGGACGTGTGTGATGGACCCCCCACCTTAGCATCCACCCCCAGGTCCCAGCCCAGCACCTTGCCCCCATTCAGCTGCGACACCATGGACTCCAACCCAAAAGACCAGGACATTATAGACCTGGTTCGGCCAGAACCAGGGCCAGCCCAGGCCAAAGAGAAGATGTTCAACCCAGCTATGCCAG ATTTCCAGAGCATGGCTGTGAATCCTCAGAGCCATATTGAGATGAAGCCACGACGTGAGCCAATAAACAACTTCCCTGCAGAGTACAACCCTCCCCTGCCCAGCGGCAGCCAATCAGGGTCTGCAGATAACTATGGCCACTCCCAGTACCACCCTGTGGGCTCCATCCCCACCCCTGTCCTTATTGCTCAGAAGATCGCAGAGAATCAAGGAGGCGGAGCCACTAATattgacccctcccttctccgtcGTAGAAGTCTGGACTCCGAGAGAATGCCCACCTCCCCCGACCACAATGTCAAACATGGTCCGCCCACATCCGCCAAGCCCAGCCGCTTTCCTGGCAACATTAGCATGATAATGGGCAGCAAAGAGCACCATGGCCAATCACTGACCAGCGTGAACCTCCAGGACAGGAGGGCCCAGATGCTGGCTAACCTATCAGGGACGGCGAACCCTCTGGACCCTCATTTGACGTCCCAGCTGACTGCCCGCAATGTTCCCACCCGCAGTGTCTCCTTCAGGGACCCCACCCCAGATAAGTCCAGGATGGAGGCACTGTCCAAACTGGGCCTGACCCGAAACAGAGCTATGTCTGGGGACCTCAGCACTGAGGCCCGAGCCAAAGTCcctgtcctcacctccaccccttcgCCTTCCCCAGCACCTGCAAACCCCTCGCCTCCTGCAACAGTCAGCTCTGAGCCAGTCCACCATGAGCCCAAGtctgtctcccctccatctGAAATCTCCTCGCTGGACTTTAACAGTTACGGTGGGAAAAGTATTGTGGTCCACCCTTCTACAGCCCCTAGGAGTGATGTTACTGTGTCCAACAGCCATGATACTAAGATCCAGCCTGCGGTTCTGGCCACATCTAGTGACTTCAACAGCTATGGTGGGAAGAGCAAGGTCATGACCCCTGCCCCTGGGCCTGAGGTCAGGAGTGACCTCCCAGATATCCTGAGTTCCCACAAAGCTgtgctagccccagccccagccccagctccagccctagccccaggcccagccaaGCCAGAGGCCCTGCCTTATGAGCTCAACAGCTATGGGGGCAAGAGTAGAACCATGACCCCATCCTCAGCAGCACACTCCACCCCAGATGTGTCCACACACTGCCCAGTAAAGACCTCCAGAGCCCCAGCCCCTTCCCCGGCCCCCAGGCCTACCCGCAGCCAAGCTCCCCCTAGCCCTCAGAGAAAGATGTcgcttccctcctctccagagccCCGGAGGAGGTCCATCTCCAAGCCCCCCTCGTTCCGTTCCCAAGGGATCACCGTGCAGTTCTCTGGACGGGGAGCGACGGATGAGTCACGGAGGGAAGCCCTCCGGAAACTAGGACTGCTGAAGGAAACTTCCTAA